A region of the Synergistaceae bacterium genome:
CGAGATCTCTCGCCAAGTGACAGGCGACGAAATGATTGTCGGAGATCTCCAGCAGTTTAGGCGGGGTTTCCAAGCAAATATTTCGAGCATAGTTGCAGCGGGGCGCGAAGCGGCATGAGTCGGGGGGATCAATAGGAGACGTCAGCTCTCCCTTCAGGATGATGCGTTTGCT
Encoded here:
- a CDS encoding peptide ABC transporter ATP-binding protein, whose protein sequence is SKRIILKGELTSPIDPPDSCRFAPRCNYARNICLETPPKLLEISDNHFVACHLARDLGDI